In a genomic window of Magnolia sinica isolate HGM2019 chromosome 14, MsV1, whole genome shotgun sequence:
- the LOC131226179 gene encoding thioredoxin-like 3-2, chloroplastic isoform X5, with translation MSKALSIAPPPIFFYCHRRIWSSRPSLLSFGHLHHLPIPIRTCLISAVGSEATASAWSAEEGPSQDLLSLDLQPISSEGQFDRIIAEAQQLEESVIIVWMAGWCRKCIYLKPKLEKLAVDYYPRIRFYCIDVNTVPQRLVNRAGITSVVWSWC, from the exons ATGTCGAAGGCTCTCTCAATCGCACCGCCACCCATATTCTTCTATTGCCATCGGAGGATTTGGAGTAGTAGGCCATCCCTTTTGTCATTTGGGCACCTTCATCATCTTCCTATTCCTATCAGAACATGTCTCATTTCAGCCGTTGGATCCGAGGCCACAGCATCTGCCTGGAGTGCGGAGGAAGGCCCCTCTCAGGACCTGCTCTCCTTAGACCTCCAACCCATCTCCAGCGAAGGCCAGTTCGATCGAATCATTGCAGAGGCTCAGCAGCTTGAGGAATCAGTTATCATTGTTTG GATGGCAGGATGGTGCAGAAAATGTATATATTTGAAACCCAAGTTGGAGAAATTGGCTGTTGACTATTATCCAAG AATCCGCTTctactgtattgacgtcaacacaGTCCCACAGAGGCTTGTGAATCGTGCAGGAATTACG
- the LOC131226181 gene encoding GCN5-related N-acetyltransferase 8-like, with product MATPIPAGNPMYVRIRLADEEDVPHIHRLVHQMAVFERLTHLFSATESALSSTLFSSDSRPFHSFTVLILELSPNPPPQQSSASSPTFPDIVRRVDISPPIGDPESATFTSSRGGGDWVVAGFVLFFPNYSTFLAKPGFYVEDIFVRECYRRKGFGKMLLSAVASQAVKMGLGRVEWCVLDWNVNAIRFYEEMGAQVFQEWRICRLTGGALQAYGKQMNGSDD from the coding sequence ATGGCCACTCCCATTCCCGCCGGAAACCCAATGTACGTCAGAATCCGTCTAGCAGACGAGGAAGACGTTCCTCATATTCACCGCCTCGTCCACCAGATGGCCGTATTCGAGCGTCTGACCCACCTCTTCTCCGCCACCGAATCCGCTCTATCTTCCACTCTCTTCAGCTCCGACTCCCGCCCCTTCCACTCCTTCACCGTCCTCATCCTCGAGCTCTCCCCAAACCCTCCTCCCCAACAATCCTCTGCTTCTTCTCCAACTTTCCCCGACATCGTCCGCCGCGTCGATATCAGCCCGCCGATCGGCGACCCAGAGTCGGCGACCTTCACGTCCTCCCGTGGCGGAGGTGACTGGGTCGTGGCGGGGTTCGTCCTCTTCTTTCCGAATTATTCGACCTTCCTTGCGAAGCCCGGGTTTTACGTGGAGGATATATTCGTGAGGGAGTGTTATAGAAGGAAAGGGTTTGGGAAGATGTTGCTGTCAGCGGTGGCGTCCCAGGCCGTGAAAATGGGGCTTGGAAGGGTGGAATGGTGCGTGTTGGACTGGAATGTGAATGCGATCAGGTTCTATGAAGAGATGGGAGCTCAAGTCTTCCAGGAGTGGAGGATTTGTAGGTTGACAGGCGGGGCCCTTCAAGCCTATGGGAAGCAGATGAATGGATCTGATGATTAG
- the LOC131226179 gene encoding thioredoxin-like 3-2, chloroplastic isoform X6 — MSKALSIAPPPIFFYCHRRIWSSRPSLLSFGHLHHLPIPIRTCLISAVGSEATASAWSAEEGPSQDLLSLDLQPISSEGQFDRIIAEAQQLEESVIIVWMAGWCRKCIYLKPKLEKLAVDYYPRIRFYCIDVNTVPQRLVNRAGITGVH, encoded by the exons ATGTCGAAGGCTCTCTCAATCGCACCGCCACCCATATTCTTCTATTGCCATCGGAGGATTTGGAGTAGTAGGCCATCCCTTTTGTCATTTGGGCACCTTCATCATCTTCCTATTCCTATCAGAACATGTCTCATTTCAGCCGTTGGATCCGAGGCCACAGCATCTGCCTGGAGTGCGGAGGAAGGCCCCTCTCAGGACCTGCTCTCCTTAGACCTCCAACCCATCTCCAGCGAAGGCCAGTTCGATCGAATCATTGCAGAGGCTCAGCAGCTTGAGGAATCAGTTATCATTGTTTG GATGGCAGGATGGTGCAGAAAATGTATATATTTGAAACCCAAGTTGGAGAAATTGGCTGTTGACTATTATCCAAG AATCCGCTTctactgtattgacgtcaacacaGTCCCACAGAGGCTTGTGAATCGTGCAGGAATTACG
- the LOC131226179 gene encoding thioredoxin-like 3-2, chloroplastic isoform X4, with amino-acid sequence MSKALSIAPPPIFFYCHRRIWSSRPSLLSFGHLHHLPIPIRTCLISAVGSEATASAWSAEEGPSQDLLSLDLQPISSEGQFDRIIAEAQQLEESVIIVWMAGWCRKCIYLKPKLEKLAVDYYPRIRFYCIDVNTVPQRLVNRAGITDQKGILLSGRKHRNQQFRLHLGKGS; translated from the exons ATGTCGAAGGCTCTCTCAATCGCACCGCCACCCATATTCTTCTATTGCCATCGGAGGATTTGGAGTAGTAGGCCATCCCTTTTGTCATTTGGGCACCTTCATCATCTTCCTATTCCTATCAGAACATGTCTCATTTCAGCCGTTGGATCCGAGGCCACAGCATCTGCCTGGAGTGCGGAGGAAGGCCCCTCTCAGGACCTGCTCTCCTTAGACCTCCAACCCATCTCCAGCGAAGGCCAGTTCGATCGAATCATTGCAGAGGCTCAGCAGCTTGAGGAATCAGTTATCATTGTTTG GATGGCAGGATGGTGCAGAAAATGTATATATTTGAAACCCAAGTTGGAGAAATTGGCTGTTGACTATTATCCAAG AATCCGCTTctactgtattgacgtcaacacaGTCCCACAGAGGCTTGTGAATCGTGCAGGAATTACG GATCAAAAGGGAATACTCTTGTCGGGTCGGAAGCATAGGAATCAACAGTTTAGGCTTCATTTGGGTAAGGGATCCTGA